Genomic segment of Harmonia axyridis chromosome 6, icHarAxyr1.1, whole genome shotgun sequence:
CTCCAAACCTTTTTCTAACCTTGAAATCGGTttatgaaaaacgtttcatttgtAGAGAAGATTTCTCACGGACAACGAGATTTTACTTTCATTCATGAAACTGGCCCTGATAGTTCTAATAACATATTGTTGAAAAACCAAATCATTCCTTCTTTGTGTTCCACTTTTAATGTCACCTAGTATATTTCATCTGCCCTAAGCTCTCGCAAATGTGTTCTAAAAATAACGTCTCCATCCAATAAAACCAGTTGTGCGATTCTGTAACAATGATCAGAGTTCTTGGACGATTTCAGCACAGTTGAGATGTTACGGGTTGGAGACCGCTACAACCAGCTGGTCCTCTCCAGCCTGCCTACTGCGAGGCCGGCTGACCTTGCCCTTGGCTTATTGATAGCCGCGAAATCGATTCATGTCAGATTTCCGCGCTCCGGAGTCACGTTTTCAGGTGGCACACACGGCCAGATATATTTGTACACCGTTGTTTCGTTGGAACGGTTGCCGTGGGAGATATTACGCGTCTCTTGGAGCCCATAAATGGTGAAATATGGGGTTCTCAAGAGTTAAATTGGGATTTGTCGAAGGAAGGAAAACCACATCGTTGACTGACCTCAAAAAAACCTGTAAATTGTACAGAAGGACGTAATTTATTGCCAGGAATATGACTCAAGTCGGGGATTGGTGTTTTATCTACTGAAAATCGGCATGTAATTGTTAGTTGAGTTTGAAGCTTGGTCAGAACTTCGTTATTGCAGTTCGTTATTCATCTGGTTTTCTGCCACAAAATCCGGAAAGGCATGGCCggtatatccccatgattttctgcggttgggattatcgtaatgaatccttTTCTCTAGTCACAATGGGGAtgagaaatcccttccgtctttgccttgtaagcagctgttcacaagcaaacaaacgcctttcaaaatctctcggcttcaactcgtacggcacccaatttccttgtttctgaatcattcccatgtctttcaggcgttttgaaatggcttgttgcgtcacttccaatgatcctgccaattcttgttgcgtttgacacgagtcttgatcaagtgatgcctctaattctgcatcttcgaaaaccttctctcttccactgatcttcgacgtcaaaatcaccgttcttgaagcgttgaaaccactctcggcaggttctttcactaatagcggtcttTCCATAGGTATTAGAaggcattcgatgagtctcagccgcagatttttttcatattcaagcagaaaattaaaacctgcaaatgacgagaatttgggtcgtaagctgacatgattaatcgagaataactttatgatgcagacccaaatcgactaatatttcgatggcgttatgtttacaaatacctaagcttattgtatgacatctacgacctaattatttcgactaccacttactgctacagccatgtattgcaaaacggcggaagcaaaattgtacacctaataaatgaatgaatattataatgcTTAATTTTCACTCGTTAGTATTCATTGTCAAAATAAAAGATTCATAACTTGGGAGTAGTAAATAACGTCGAAAGTTTGTATCATTAGTTTCACGTTTCAAGtttttgaaaacaataaaatagaaAAGTGTTATTTAGtcatatttttgaagaaaacgATACGAAAATATACAATCCAGACTAATacctaataataatttatattggCAAAAATCCCTGTGTGCATTAGGTGAATCTATaccataaataataattcaatttgaatatccTAGGTCAATTCGATATCAATTTCTCAGAAGAGATATTGAATTGCATAAAGTGCAACATCAGCAGGTGTAGATATTCGTTGGTGTGGTTTTTCCTGTTATTGTTTTCAAAGGAGGTTCATTGCATTTGCAATTATTGTAAACCGGTGCATTCATTGCAAGCAGTTCGCTGAGCTATTATTTTTATGCGAATTTGATACATCTATTTTTTATTAGCGTTCTTATCTAATTCATTGTTCTGTAGCTTCGTggtatttgatatttttctattattgaatGACGCAGTAGGTTTTATGAAAGGATGACTTTTTCTAATCAATATCGAATTATTAATTGAAAGTTATCAATTAAATGATATACCTTTAGAATCGTTCAAGGAGTCAGAACATTTTTCCCAATTAAAAGACACACGAAGACATAAGAACATTTTTTCACTATacctttttgaaaaaaaagagggtggtccagattttagttcaatgctacaaaatttttgagatattcaaatTAATGCATTCTGAAGcgttgaaatagaaacataaattaaatcataacaaaataaaaataaaaaatatatgatttcatcattttccatccaggatctaaaacacatgaggcatcttatagatttgtcgcctaaattattgcgggtttttgtaactgtaagagcagcccTGGAAAATTCTTTTTATCAACTGCagagatgctggcgttgatgaaaaatccttggccattttggccaagtttggaaaaatatttctgaaacctccaaaatctaccaatagatttcatagaaatatgagaaaactactaataaagtcacactggcgaatacatcagtctctcggcgctcgaggaatccccttatttagtctaagcgcacacgagattgcagaaatatatttaCCTTGCGgcgctcaagctcaagtaatatcaagtcaagcaataaatatctaaaatcaagtcaagttaagctcaagtatgtaatttttaacgagcttgattttcaagtcaaatagttggttaaaatgtcaagctacttggcttgatgaatccctatttgaCACCCCGTGTCTCGAAAActaagcttgttaggatatatgtttaaatgaatttttttcatgaagagtcgttattgttattgaactaaaatcttgACCACTGTTTTTTGAACGAAATTTATgtaacattaattttatttcagtgaAAGTTCCATGTTCATTTCGAAGAGACGTTTCATCTTGAAGACTTGCGGTACTACAACTCCTCTCTTGTGTCTAGAGCATCTCCTTCTGCTAGCAGAACAATACGCAGGATTCACAGAGGTAGAGGACGTATTTTATTCAAGGAGAAACTACAAGAGACCAGACCTACAGATGACACCTCATAAGCATTTCGATCAAGAGGTGAGAACATTCCATTTAattaaataagtgtgcattcatgtagcatcaaataacaaatacaaGTGCTGACATGTGCAGCTAGTTTCATGTCATTTCAATGAAGGTAACTTCActgccgagaaggtgcttcacgacaatCCAAAAATGCTCTAATTTTGCGAACATGGattacaaaacatttttttagtgaattttaaccATTTCAGTGCGTTGGTGAAGCATATatcttccatttttagtaatggcgtagtttttactctTAAAATCTccaaatatgacagcttcaaaagtggcagTTGTCCAGATAGcggattattcaaaatgaaacctttcacTGCAATGAATATTCAGATTTTGGTTATATTTCACCACTGGGTGGACCAATCCATGATTATCAACGACCAATGAGAAAATCTCGTTCAAGTTGAAGGTTGACCAACTTTGATATTATTTGACTCCAAAACCACTCTCGTTAAAAAAAGACATTCAACTTATTCTTGTTAATTTTTATTAGCTATTTGAGGCTGCATAAATGCACTCACCTAAGTATATTATGTTAAGCAGGACTTTCAATATTAAGATGTTGTCTCATGAGTCTGATGAGCATTTATACTGAGCCTTTTGCATGTATAATCTCCTCTGTGATTTCTGTTCAGGTTTTGAAAGTACCTCCAATCCTCAGTCGATGGTGAAATAAAGTGGTACAGGTACAGTTGTTTATACGTTATACAATAACCATAATGTATGGGTAATAGTGATGGGTTTGGAACAATTTCGTAGTGTGAAAATTTAGGTATTTACTAAAACCATTTGGTGTTAATTGATCAAATGTGTGGATCTTTATTGTTGACTGAACTGAAATGTAAattcacatttctgatattggACTGTTAAGTCTGTCATATAAGAGCCATGCCGAGGAGTGCTTGGTTTATATAATTTCATTCAGGGATATCACGAAACCAAGAATGGATGGTTATCTGTTTAATGAGCTGAGAATGAATATCTTCAAAATTTGTCCTTTCATACTTTTACCCATAAGGACCTAATGtaccaaaatatatcaataaGTATCTACATTTTTATTCAAGATTTCTTTGatgcattattttcaaaatttcagttacAAATGTATGTATTCTAGAAGGGTGTTGATAAATAACAAAGTAAATTATTTGAAGAGGtaataaaaggttttccaataggtgtaatacaatttgaaatggttatagtGGCTACACtgtggcataacctactgagcgagaatgacataaaaaatgttaaaacacaggacacagtgttgccatcataaaaattttaaattgcataatTTCCTATTGGTTATATCATTTTATCATGGACAAATGATGAGGAAAGAACATTATATTCGGATTTTTCCATTTTGGatctttttcaattgaaatttaccaatttttttaaataaatgtaGCGTCTTATTGCTATCAACTCGACACCTGATTAAAATTTCGTTCTTGTTGTATCTTGGCATTTCTTTCTGGCCATCCCagcaaataaatgaaatatatcagtcttttttccgaaaattcattcagtggtTCAGAACTTGATTATTTTTCCTCGTGtatcatttttgtttttgcAGTGGAGACATCATTGGTTGATTTGAAAATGATATTAGCTGCACAGgctagatatttcaatttgggaAATGAACAGTTGGTCTTACTaaatcagctcaaaaaattgaaatcatatCTTAAGCCCTTGATACACCTATGGAATCGTGAATTCCCTAATGATCAATTGAATATCACCTTAATTCCTTAAAGatcaaattgtgtcttcttcaCGACAgtcttttcatttttcttgaTCAAAGCCAATGTACAACTCTAACTTAACATCGCAATTCTTAGGTGAGATTGTTGGACTCCATATTCCAAGATGGAGCAGCTTATTGTTTGGGAGCAGTCAATAGAGACTGTTGGTATCTATACACCTTGAACTCGCCGGTCAAGATGTCAAAGAGGAGTCCTATCACTGCTGAAGAACAGGACCAAACGTTGGAGATATTGATGACAGATTTGGACTCTGAGGTGATGTCAATATTCACAAAGGAGGAGTGTTTGAATGCAACAGAAGCTACAAAGGTAGATATAAACCTGTTTTTTACCACTATTCGTTGCTAACtctgttttcaattttacagaaatcaggAATTGATAAGATCATACCCAATATGGTTATAGATGACTTCCTTTTCGATCCTTGTGGCTATTCTATGAATGGAATAAACAAAAACGTAAGTTTCTTTTATACATGTCCTGCAACAACTCCGACTAACTTATCTGAAAACTAGTCTCAgtagatttagattttttttattgaattgtaaCATTCTAGTTTCTTTTGCATGCTAGGTCATAACAGAAGTTTCAGAAGTGAGTATTACTGAGCATGCTTTTGAATAAGTTCAATTCAATATACTACTTCTTTTTAAggcaatataaaattcaaatcttGTGTCCAAAAGCACTTTCTTCAAAACTCGATTAGTTTTATGCAGTTGTTATTTCTTTAATTAAATTCAAACAAGTAgtttttaacaaataataataaatcgaaatGCAAAGAgcgttatcaaaaatatttgcaTTCTACTTCTTTTAGACATGTGGTTACATAGATTCTACGTATTATCAAAAGACATCCTGTggacattttgaaaaaatttgtttcttttAACGTTTCATGTTCATACCAAAGATGCTTATTGGGATTGCCGTTTTTCTTACAATTCCATCAGTttaatgaatattgaatattactaCTTTGTTGCTCAATTAATTCTGCTTCCATATTTCAAACAAATATCACGTCAAGCCATGGAAGCTTCTTACCTACCGACATAAAGCTAGTGTTTCTATTTAATGACATGACGATCATAATACAGTTAATTACCGTTCCCTAACAAGCTATTCTATACGTAATTCTGAGAATATTAAAACAATCGACAATCGATAGTAATAAGAAAACATGAGTGGTTTCAGTCTAATTGAAACTATAAATTTGAacataatttctctaattctgtggcaaaccATTCATtgtaccttgtagaacaaaatcgtgcgggaatatctcgaTTTTACACTGATTTCATGGTTAAATTTCatcattatatgttggtactcggcaTCTATCATCTGTCAAATTAGTGatgcagaaaacagttctgccaaccaacatttttgcATAAATCATAAATCACTAAACAGTCTTTatagaaatattccattgatttctataaaaattcaatgaattagagagaaaaaatgtataatactcggaAAGaaagctcattctaacactagttcattcaaaaattcgccacttcgtggctagTTTTTGGATTTCAAACTAGTGTAAGAATATCCATGCTTCCTgcacttttattataaataactactcATTTCAGCAAAATTTAGAATCACCTTCGAGGCTTGTAATCGACtattaatttcaaaagaaaatatttgtGCAATATTTTAGCATCTTCATCTTCAATCTATTGAAGTTGAGcattgttttgaaattgtttaCAAAATGTCTTCCATGTTTTTACCATATTTTAAAGTTTTCTAGTAGTGCTACATTGTTTTATAACAAATGAGAGATTAAAGTTAAACCTTGATAATATTATCCTTCTTAGTAGTCTATTGAACTAATGAAGCACATTTCTGCCTCTCAATTCAAAAGTTCTATTCTAATGTAAATATAAGTGAAACAATAACATTTTCAGATAAACTAGCTTATTCAATGTTTAgtgtttgaattaatttcattacATAATTATATAAAGGGGGTCTGTTGACCAGTGGAACAAAGCAGGTGAAGATAGAAGACATCTATGTAAATTGGGAAATGATATTTTAATTCGCCTCAagaccgttttcgagatacagaaaTAAACAACATTCTGTCTTATTGTTGTGAATATTTGTATCAAACATCATAACACAAACTTTTTAAAAAAGATCTCAATGAAATGATGACGAAGCAAAGCTTGGATAATACATTCGAAAAggctgtaaaaaaaattatttgaattacgCTGTAAGGTTTATACATGGACTCTTCTAGTCTGATTTTTGAATTACGTTGGTATTATTCCGTATTCATGTTTATGTCACAATAAACTAATCTATTTATCTATCTCTCCACAAGACTCCTTCTATACTATTAAACAATTAAGACAATGGTCAAGTGGTGTTAGGTCAGGAGATCGAGGTGGCCATTCCTCAGGAAACCATGGCATGCCATGAGTCTTCCTTCAAAAGAGTGTCCCACTGGTCATCAGACATCCTGCATATTTCTGTCAGTTAACACTCGATTACCTAACCTCagaattctttttcaattttcatagggATGCTACATGACGATTCACGTTACCCCTGAACCAGAATGCTCCTACGTCAGTTTCGAAACAAATGTACCAGCAGATTCCTACAAAGAAATTATCGGAAAAGTTTTGAACACTTTCCAGCCAGGCAAATTCATGATAACTTGTTTCACCAGCGAGGTAAGTTTCTATTTTCTTTGAATAGTTTCGGTAAATTTGTAAGAAAGttcatttattgtttttaagGGATGAACCGTACCCACTAGTCAAAAGTATTATGTGAGGTACATACAATTAAACACTCAATAATAGTTGGCGTACAAATAAAAGGCTAGTCAAtagtattatataaaaaatcaacATTGCTTTAGTTTAGCAGATTCAGGACGATGTTTTCTTACTCAGGGATGGATCATAATTATTGTGTAATATGTCCGATTTTTCACTAATTTTATATCATTCCACTTTGGATATCTTTGAAATAGTTCGTTTTGCCATaaagaatatttaaatttttttaaatgtttgaGTATTCTGATAGTGGCTTTAGGTAGTCTCTAATTGCTTTTTTATATGCTAACTTTATGGATCGGCGAGTATATAACTTATGGAAACCATTAGAAGTagaaaaaatgataattgaaGAATATGTCTCTTAACTGCAAccttaaatttatttcattctgaATGATCATTTTGAAGCTATAAACGAATAAACTTTAACAGTTTATATTCTTCCATCTGAGCTGAATCTGCAAAAATGGcgaatgaaaaaagggttttattttatgagaggAATCAATGGTCAAATATAATGTACGACTTTAGAACTCATCCTATATATAGGGTATTGCAGATTAGAATAATATGACTTCATACAAATTATGTAAAATTTGACCACCAATAACTACTTGGCATTTTTCTATGTGTTTTCCACCAAGTTATCAAGAATGTCCCGTTCCGTTTGTTTCcaaagaaactttatttttcgtaacagtcaaactatgttgatcttatttttgagaatattatgTGAATGTATTTGTGGCaggaatttaataattttggcTGATGCACGATACAAGAAATATGTAAATGTGTGCGATGTAGATTTCCAACAATATgtgataaaatttttcataaaatcataTGGAGAAGAATGTCCTTTAATTTTATTTGTTACATGTTCAAATGAATTTCCCAGAAATTGTAACCCATAAATTCAGGTTACAGCTTTCTTCTTCACTGTGGTGTCACATCCTTCAACATCCATTTTTGTTTtacgatttataaaattcatttgaagaactcaattattataataatttctttccCTTTTTCAGACCTCCAACCCAAAAGAGACCACTCGAGAGATGAGGCAGCTCACACAACTTGGTGAATACGAGAGGCAAGACCTTCAGACTTGCCACttcaagaactacgatctcgtCTACGCCTTCTTCTGCCGTTTCCCCAGCTGAGGGTTTCAGGAAAGGCTGCGTGAAAACGTAGCTGTACCCGCACCCCCCACTACCTATTCCTCCACCCATATCCCCAACGTCCCATCTACCTCTCTTCCCCCCTCTCCCATAAAATGTATACCATGCCTGAAAAAATCCCAGTCAGTATTCATACTACAGAATTATCAAAATACGCAACCGTATTCTTTTTACCAGTCGCAAAATCTCAAAAAGGTGCTCTCAGGTGTTCTGAAGAGTCACAAGTCCCTTAAGTATGATTTTTACCATCTAACATTATTATCCGAAAAACTATTGAAGAATATGTTGGATTCGTTGTTGAAATACAAAACCGAACTTCAGAATTCGAAATTTGTGATAAGCAGGGagtgttcaaaatttttttataatttacacAGAAAATTGTCCGATATTATAATTATGGCTGAGGACATATTGAATATTCAGTACAAGTAT
This window contains:
- the LOC123681616 gene encoding S-adenosylmethionine decarboxylase proenzyme, which codes for MFVNCRSQQTERIAHAARRRSYSMSDPVQFFEGVEKLLEIWFATGDNGNLSPDLRKIPRKELEMLLKIVRCEIISFTRNEQIDAYVLSESSMFISKRRFILKTCGTTTPLLCLEHLLLLAEQYAGFTEVEDVFYSRRNYKRPDLQMTPHKHFDQEVRLLDSIFQDGAAYCLGAVNRDCWYLYTLNSPVKMSKRSPITAEEQDQTLEILMTDLDSEVMSIFTKEECLNATEATKKSGIDKIIPNMVIDDFLFDPCGYSMNGINKNGCYMTIHVTPEPECSYVSFETNVPADSYKEIIGKVLNTFQPGKFMITCFTSETSNPKETTREMRQLTQLGEYERQDLQTCHFKNYDLVYAFFCRFPS